In a single window of the Diospyros lotus cultivar Yz01 chromosome 10, ASM1463336v1, whole genome shotgun sequence genome:
- the LOC127811960 gene encoding nuclear transcription factor Y subunit B-5-like has product MVDNIDARCSSTHEEDGYIKEQDLLLPIANVARIMKQNLPSNAKIAKEAKETMQECVSEFISFVTSEASEKCKKERRKTVNGDDVCRALCALGFDEYAGPLKRYLDRYRELEGDRANQDRISNSEEKEEAVSDRNQAESSTDQRMANSSKSRP; this is encoded by the coding sequence ATGGTTGACAATATAGATGCCCGTTGCTCAAGTACTCATGAAGAAGATGGCTACATCAAGGAGCAAGACCTCTTGTTACCAATAGCCAACGTTGCTAGGATCATGAAGCAAAACTTGCCCTCGAACGCCAAAATCGCAAAGGAAGCCAAGGAAACAATGCAAGAGTGTGTGTCCGAGTTCATCAGCTTTGTGACCAGTGAAGCATCCGAGAAGTGCAAGAAAGAGAGGAGGAAGACGGTGAACGGAGACGACGTTTGCCGGGCTCTCTGCGCCCTAGGGTTCGATGAATATGCCGGGCCCTTGAAGAGGTATTTGGATAGGTATAGAGAGCTAGAAGGGGATAGGGCCAATCAAGACAGGATTAGCAACAGTGAGGAGAAGGAAGAGGCAGTTTCAGATAGAAATCAAGCTGAATCTTCTACTGATCAGAGGATGGCCAATAGCTCCAAATCAAGGCCTTGA